tttaatcagattTGATCCTGCGGTGAAAAAAGCGAAGCTTTTGGTGTTTGGCTTATGTTTTTATCATCTCCTATAAATGGGTTGCCTATATTTTTCGAATGGATTTACACTTATGTAATTCTGCATTCCAGGATAATGTTACCGTGGTTTAATCCATGATTTTTGGGTCATTTGTCCTTTTGAATgaagactcttttttttttcaatcactCGGGTGTCTGGGCTAGCTTACGcgtacctcaactaatcctAGGGGCTAATCCTTTTGAATGAATCATTGCTTGATTTAGACTCTAACAAAGCTAAGTATGATTGTTTTTAGCTATTTTTGCAGCACAAGCTGGTGTGGGAATTTCAAAGCATGATTTGGGTGAAAGGTAGAATGCGACGTTCTGAGGAATTAAAGCTAACAGTATAGAGTTTTGTGTTCGTTGTGATATTCGGAATCATTACATTAGGAATGGCTGTGAATCCTATGGCAACTGTTAATCTGGAGAGGAAACCGAGGGGTTTTATGGATAATTTGTCCTCTATGGCTTTTGAATGGCTATTGATATTCCTGCTATTCCTTGATGCGGCATTGTCCTATTTGCTTACGAAACTTGCACGATATTGCGAATTGCAAACACCTTGTCTATTGTGCTCAAGGCTTGATCATGTTTTTGGAAACGAAAAACCTGGATTCTACCGGAGTCTACTGTGCAGTAACCACAGAATGGAAATCTCTTCTTTGGTATCTTGTCATGTTCACGGTAAGCTAACTGATGCCCGTCGGATGTGTGAAGAATGTCTCATGTCCTTTGCCATAAGGACCAAAACAACCCCAGAATCATACAGGTTGTTGGTGGGAAAATTGGGGGTTAATCTCGACCATTGTGGTTTTCAGAGCTCGTTTCTGCCTAAGAATATTATACCGGGTTCTTTAAGCACATGGACCTGTTCTTGTTGTAGTAAGACATGCAGGGCTAGAACAAGCACTCAAAGATTGCTACAGCTACCAGTTGGGTTTGGGACTCTTAAAACAAGTGCTAAACCTCCTTTGCCCCGATTGCCAGGCCGTGGCCGCTTAACCCGTCGTGATAGCGTTAAGAAGATAAAGGATAAGATTCCAGGCTCCACACTGCCTCGTCGCCTTGGAAATACTGGCGGTAATGCTTTGTCTCACGTTGGATACACTGAGCTGAAGATTAACTCCGATAGTGAGTCTGAGTACCCATtttctgatgatgatgatagaAGTTCTGTAATTCGGGAAAATACATCTCCCATGGATAGTTCAGGCAGTTTACCAAAAGCACATACGGAGGATTTGGCTTCAGTGGACCAGACTCATCAAAGTTCTGATCCTGGGCCTTCACTTTTAGATCAATGTATTCCGCTTGAGGTAAACGATCCACGTGATGTGGATTGTTTGGGGTCTGATAATTACATAGGACATGGTTTGGGAGAACTTAACTGGGAGCAAGCTAATCCAAAGCAGTATTCTTCTGCTCTACCTGATTTTATTTCACTAGACGATGTTTCCCCTTCATCTAATGTCATAAATGGCGGTGGTATATCAGAAGATAAATCTGATGGTCCTCTACCTCACAATGCCACCCTCTCTATGCTATCTGAGCTTGTTGTACCAAATGACGTCCCTTCATCTTCCAATGTCATGACAATTCCAAACGGAGTATCACCAGATATGTGTAAGTCAAATTTCCCCTGGATTGTGTGCGCGTGTGTGTGAAACGTATCATTGTGTAAGTTAATGTCCATTGTTACTTGACTCTTATCTCTTTTCTATATCATTTTTAGCAGTAGATGCTCATGGAACCAAAGACATTGGACATAAATCGGTTATCAAGCATGGGGAAGTCTCTGCATTTGCGAGTTCAACGACTGCAGAATGTATAAAAAATGATCATGCTTTGGACGATAATGCTCTATCAATGTCAAGTAATCGGAGTCCAAGTGACAAGTGCAAGTTATCGGATACTGGTAAAGGAAGAGAAGTTTACGGTATGATTGACGAACTTTATGAGAGGAGCAGTTCAGCAAAAGTTCATGATCAAATTTTATCTGTAAGTGAGATTGGTCGGTCACCAGGCAATGCAAGTCCCAGATGGAATGGTCACCATGATGAATTACAAAGAATTGATGCTTCTTGCGCTGATGGGATTCGGGTGGTTCAAAAGACACCTTTTTTGGGCAAAATTGATTCTGGCTATGAATCTTTTGATGGAATCAGTGTCGGTGAAGTTGAGGGTGAGAGCAGTTTTGATAGGCTAAAGCGACAGGTCGAATACGATAGGTCATGCTTGAGTTCCCTATATAAGGAATTGGAAGAGGAAAGAAATGCTTCCGAAGTTGCTGCACATCAGGCAATGGCCATGATTACGCGGTTGCAAGAGGAGAAGGCATCGCTGCATATGGAGGCCTTGCAGTACTTAAGAATGATGGAAGAGCAAGCGGAGTATGATATGGAGGCACTTGAAAAGGCCAATGACCTCTTAGCTGAGAAGGAGAAAGAGGTGCAAGATTTGGAAGCAGAGTTGGAATTTTATAGAGCCAACTACCCGGATGAAACGAAGGTGGAAAGTTTACCCTTGGAAACCAGCAACTCAAAGTTAGACAAAGATAAGAATATTAAATCCTTGTTGTTAGACTTTGAGGGAGAGAAGCTCTACATATCACAGTGTTTGAAAGAGTTAGAAAGAAAGCTGTATCCGATAAAGTCACTTTCTAGCAGGGCAACTCAAAAGGATCatcaaaaggaagaaaatggtTTTTTGACCCCAAATGATTTATCTGCGTCAAGAGTTCCTACTGCAGAAGGTTCTGACATCTCAATTGAGGAAAATAGTGATGTTATCAAAGAGAACAATCATTTTGATTTCAATCGAAGTGGAGGAATTGATTTGATTGCAgtggaaaatgaaatttcaGAGCTTGATGGCAGGTTACAAGCACTTGAGGCTGACCGCAATTTACTCGAGCATGCCCTAAGTTCCCTCAGAAATGGGAATGATGGTTTGCAGTTCATAAAAGAAATAGCTCATCAACTGCAAGAACTACGGACGATTCGGATTGAGAAAAGATGTCCGTCTGTTTCTTGAGTGGTCATGTCTACATCCCCAGGTATACTTTTGTCCATATATATCTTTAGAAACCATAAGTTTCAATATCTTGCACGCTGTTGCTTTCTAATTTTCCCTCTTCGTATTTCATTGGGTTTTCCGCATAAGATCAAGATGATATGGACCTAATACTCAAGAGTTCCTCAAATTAGTAGTCCGTTAATGTTTTTTCAATTGGTTCATTCACAAGAGACAAATGTACTAGATCTTCCCCTTTTGTTGTGACTTTCATCATGCTCAAGATCATTTTATAACTGAAAAGATGTTTTTGCTATTCTGAGATATGGGTACTCTCTGGGCCTCAGAATCATTGACTTGTGGAGGGATTTTTCGAGAGAAACAAAATGGTGTgaaattgaaagaaacaaatttacATGCCTCACTATGTGATCTTTTGTCTTTTCtccttccttttcctttcctgGCACAAATCTCTCCATAGGCAACAAACCAATGATCCGTATGCAGCCTTAACGTTCCAAAGCATCTGAGATCTCTGATACACCATTTTATGGTGGTTTGAGTGCCCTTTCTATCACTTCCTAATTGGCTTGCTTGAGTTGCTTCATGTATTCATTTTTCTTTGCAACACATAATTTGCACCGTTCTTGCTTCTTTGCATGGTATCAGTTTAATTTTCCACATTGAAACTTTTCAGTTACGTGAGAAAGAGGATGAGCTGACTCAGATAAAGGCCTGCTCCACATCGAATGAATATTGGGTTTTAAACGGCAAATCACATCCTGACTGGCTGCCTACATATTGTCATTGAAGGGAGACTTCGTGTACAGCATCAGCATTAATCCTGAGCGGAAAAAAagcaaaaggaagaaagaatggTCGGCTCAGTAACTGTTCATGTGAAGTTTGATGATGCGTCCACCTCCTATTTTTCATGTCGGAGTTGTGTTTTCATGTTTTCAATTGTAGAGTTTGCAGGATTTACATCTTTGTTTTCCGAGAGAACTTCTTTAATTGCGTGCCCAAATGCTGAGATTTGGAATGTAGAGTTTTTTTGTGCAACTGTTTTATTATTCTCGCGTCGGCTACAAATAGCCGACTCAATCTTATTGTAAATGCGGATTAGATTATATCGCTATTGTTCTATCATTTGTGTTGTACATTGTTTCGGAAATGACGTTGTCCCTTATGACATTAATAGTTTCTGAGGATCAGTATCCTTTTTTCATGTAATGAAGCTCCATTTTGATATTGAGAATATTACACCAAGAAATTGAAGTGAACAGTTTCTGAGTTTCTTTCTTACACCTTGATCAGTTACATGACCTACAACGGGTAGTTGTAATGGTCAAGAATATTGTTGGGAATACGGAACCAAAATTTGGCTTTGTAATTGTATAAGCCTGTCTTGGGCTTGAGATTGAGAATATTACACATAGAAATTGAAGTGACCAGTTTTCTGAGTTTCTTTCCTACACCTTGATCAGTTACATGACCTACAACTGGTAGTTGTAGTGGTCAAGAATATTGTTGGGAATACGGAACCAAAATTTGGCTTTGTAATTGTATAAGCCTGTCTTGGGCTTGAGATTGAGAATATTACACCTAGAAATTGAAGACCTCCACAATTGGTCAAACTTCGCGGGTTTGCCCTGAACGCTTTCGAATTCCGTTTTTTCGCAAGAATTGTACCTTTAAAGAGCTTGTTGAGTgtactttctatcccaagtaaTTTGGATCAAGAATTATTTGTACATCAATTGTTATGACTAACTTACCCTTCATATGtcgaaaaataaatcatttcagTAAAATGCTTGacaggctttgtttggttggaagtttagtttagtttagttttggtagtgggtggaaagagaaataggataatgattaaaaataggagtaatgattggagagagatagagagaaatgagaaagtaataattggagaaatagggtaatgattggagaaataagtagggtaatgattgaaaaacaaaacaaaattaacaacCGAACAAAGCCAATTCTCTCCCATTTTAAATCgaataaagacctattatatatggaTAGATAGTATTTTCAAAGCACTAAATGATGGTGTAATCCAACcttaaaactaataaattttaatttataaaaaatgagTAGTAAGCACTAAGCAGACCACTGAAAAAATCATTGGAGCActaccactcctccaccaccactaccaccacactttCACTCTGCTACCGAATGGAATGGGAGTACCGAATAAAATTTAGAATGAGTGAAAGGGCGCGAATACATGTTTTAGTCTTAGTACTGGTTCCAGCGATTCTTGAATTGGtctactttcgaccaacttttcataaaccaaaatctattatgtTTATGTTTCGATCCCCCCATTCCcttagtactttgaatacccaCTTTCTTTGATATACAATATAGGTTTTGATCCGGTTTAAAGTTGGTGTGATTTAAAGATTTTTccataataatttattttttgacccgTTAAGGGTAAAATCATCgtatcttttgatgtataaataattttggagaCAAACTAaattggttagaaagtaggctaGACAAGTTTTACAACGGTTCAAACACACATGCTGGAGTTCCGGAGTGTCTATAGCAAAATCACAAAGTTtggtcaatttttgaaatttcaagggtGCTCCTGGGGTGCAATGCAttaaaactccacaattggtcAAACTTCACGGGTTTGTTCCGGACGCTCCCAGACTCCGTTTTTTGCAAGATTTGTAtagttaaaaagcttgttgagtatactttctatcccaagtaggaattatttgtacatcaaatgagaTTCATAATGGACGTACCTTACTTCTAGCGGTTCGCTGATTCTTGCCTACTATctattttattgaaaataataTGTTTTAGACTAAGGTTCCGTTTGTTTaggcgtaaaatgttttccgataaaatattttacctatttttcggtgtttggttgtgtaaaaaatgaggaaaatattttatacgtaaaatatttttcattaattggataaaaatgacttacctttaaatcttccgtaagttatttttcgaaatgaacctgCTGCCCTATACTGCAATTTTCACTGCTCAGTCTCCTTGATTGTCGGTCCTGACCcacattcaattccaatatGAGGAACTTAAATAGCCATCCTTTTTATCCTACTTATTTATGTGCTCatcctaatgtgtttaaatacttatctttccatcctcaaattcaattaaatcataaACTACCCttactttctcctaatttttcaaatctttctccctctctctcttttttttttttaattttttttaattatctcaattctctctcttctttcaaacatttctctcacctaatctctttaattttttctctcatattttcattcccttaaaatctaaaaagaaaacatgattcTTACAAAAATGAATATGTAAGCCGAACAATATGGCAAAACATTATCAATTCACAAAACATGGCAAAAACCTGATCGAGGTAgataaacaaaacaagatcaattaaaaaacatgacGAAATCGGAAAACATGACAAGTTtcgagaagtgtaggtttcgatcgaggtagatgaacaaaacatgatcaaataaaaaacatgacaagttCTAGAAGTGTAGGATTCAATcaaggtagatgaacaaaacatcgACAATttacaaacatgacaaaaatcgaaaaacataATACCTAAAACTGATATTCCGACAACGGAATTCGGTAACAGCGGCGATTAAGAGGACGGAAGCGATGTGACTCAACCTTAGAACCTCGACCATTCATGACTGTTTTGATGTCgatcaaactcaaacaaacacGGTAAATTTGGAACCACCGAGAGTAGATTGGAGTGGTTGCTCTTCCCTTTCGGTCTCAAGCCGATGTCCTCTCTTTTGAAAGCCATTACTCTTTTGCCATCTTCGAAATCGATTATTCAAATTAATATCACTCTTCGAAAGGCATCTTTGTGTTCAATCGGCTCTTCGGAAGCCATCTTGCCTCGACGACGTCGACTGATGTTTGAAGACCAAAGATCGACGGACTATCTGGTGAAATCTTACATTTGTTGGGTTTGTGATAGGTGGGTTCGATTTGGAGACTGAAGGTTCTTTTGTGATTGGAGGACTTTGGTTCTCATGTAGAGAATAGGCAGCCCCAACAAATTAGGTGGGGTTGAACAAGGATTAGTTCTGGGTTTAAAGGCGCTAGGGAGATAATGGTGGTGGGGGAATGTGACTGGTGGATTGAAGGTGGATCGGTGGATTCGAAGGAGGGAGATAAAGATGATTAGAGTTAAATGGAAACCCTTGATTGTGGAGGACTTGTAACCGTCCctgaaaaaaagggaaaaatcaaaatattctaTACACGCTATCTATATTAATATATAAAATAACTAGGGGTATAATGGGCAACGATAAATTTAGAAGATGGCAATATAAGTATTTAAAACATATaggatggacacctaaataagtctagTAAAGAGGAtgcttatttaatttcttcttccaATATTCTTGAATCTCTCCACCGATTAAGCCCCCCATCTCTctttctacactattttgtcaatttttgaaaatatttttaagtgccaaccaaaaatcaaaaaatactgTAAATGTTTAAAgtttgttctaaaaaaaaaaaacattttacatcgaaataAACGAGCCTAAAAGTAAAGTAAAGTCTACCCAATCAAGCGGATGGGAGCCAActccaactttttaaaatacCGGAGCACCGCATTACCATAGCCACTCACAGTAGAGAAGTCCCACCCTACACTTCAGAGAAACCATTGTGCTTTCATCGCAGTTCATTTCAATCCCGCCATTTCTCATTTCTGAAAACACGCTTTCCAAGATGAGTTCGAAGTCGTCGTGTTTGCTCAAGCTTGATCGACATTTTGAATTATAGTTAGTAATTCAATAGTATGTCGTGAGGTCTGATTGAAAGTCTAATCATAGTTGTACTTTCTATCATAGTTCTTAAAAATTTACGATACATAATACGTACTTTATAATTTGTATGGTCTCATTCGGAGAATGATACGTATCCCACCCTATATCTTTTGTGTGTAGAAATCCTATAATACGACCGCGTATGCTACGATTTATACGCGTAGCTTAATTCATTACGTATCCTACGATTCCTTATTAGAAAAAAGTCCGACAAACGGAACTCCAAATGCATCAATGTAAGctgtttgatctaattatgacatctttcaaaccatttgatagaaattcaaTCACAATATAGGGCTTGTATAGAATATATAACAATACTTCAATTGTGTTTTACGTAACTTTTCTTTCCCTAACAAAAGGAACATAAAGCCTTATAGGCCATCCACAGttgtataatcaaaagctaattatttttaaagttaacaatgtttgtgcaaaaaatgactcgcaatggtataatcaaacttagcaacattcttaattagaaataatcaaattttgggttttggataaccaaaactagcaatatttttcaacaatcaaaatttgtggacccCACCCCATATAAGTGAACTAATTCCCAAATTTGTATACATGCATGTTtcaattgttattttcttcttctcttctcaattggtattttcttcttctcttcttcgcctatTCTATGTCTTCTTCACTTAACCCACAAACTACTTTCTTTTCATCCAAAAGTGAAacttatatctctcgatcatctacaattcaatccaTTATCACCATATTAAGgcatttcactcttttttttccatttctattcccccccccccccccccccccccccccaatccataataggagggaaagaagttattgattttttccccaaaattaaaggagggaatcgatatatttttgcaaaaaaaaaaaaaaacgtaaatagAAGGAAGTGgatgacgagagagagagagagagagagagagagagagagagagagagagagaaattgttgtgaatcccttattttggttatggactaaaagCGACTATTGTGAACTTCAATATtgttaaacttaacaacctgttaaatgaataatcaaacaCTGATAtatcaacttttggttatccattttttattataccactgtggatgaccttaaTGTAATAGGCCCCAGTCGAGGGAGTTGAAATTTGTATCTGAGCGGGCTACCCGCccagattttgaaaaattgaagggAGTCACCACCCGGGTTTATgattcgccacccgagaaacctcTTTGATCGAAAATGCAttgttatttgaaattgaaAGCCAGAGATTGTTTTTAGGTTCGAAAGCCATGTTACAA
The sequence above is a segment of the Rhododendron vialii isolate Sample 1 chromosome 13a, ASM3025357v1 genome. Coding sequences within it:
- the LOC131313575 gene encoding myosin-binding protein 1-like isoform X2 is translated as MAVNPMATVNLERKPRGFMDNLSSMAFEWLLIFLLFLDAALSYLLTKLARYCELQTPCLLCSRLDHVFGNEKPGFYRSLLCSNHRMEISSLVSCHVHGKLTDARRMCEECLMSFAIRTKTTPESYRLLVGKLGVNLDHCGFQSSFLPKNIIPGSLSTWTCSCCSKTCRARTSTQRLLQLPVGFGTLKTSAKPPLPRLPGRGRLTRRDSVKKIKDKIPGSTLPRRLGNTGGNALSHVGYTELKINSDSESEYPFSDDDDRSSVIRENTSPMDSSGSLPKAHTEDLASVDQTHQSSDPGPSLLDQCIPLEVNDPRDVDCLGSDNYIGHGLGELNWEQANPKQYSSALPDFISLDDVSPSSNVINGGGISEDKSDGPLPHNATLSMLSELVVPNDVPSSSNVMTIPNGVSPDMLDAHGTKDIGHKSVIKHGEVSAFASSTTAECIKNDHALDDNALSMSSNRSPSDKCKLSDTGKGREVYGMIDELYERSSSAKVHDQILSVSEIGRSPGNASPRWNGHHDELQRIDASCADGIRVVQKTPFLGKIDSGYESFDGISVGEVEGESSFDRLKRQVEYDRSCLSSLYKELEEERNASEVAAHQAMAMITRLQEEKASLHMEALQYLRMMEEQAEYDMEALEKANDLLAEKEKEVQDLEAELEFYRANYPDETKVESLPLETSNSKLDKDKNIKSLLLDFEGEKLYISQCLKELERKLYPIKSLSSRATQKDHQKEENGFLTPNDLSASRVPTAEGSDISIEENSDVIKENNHFDFNRSGGIDLIAVENEISELDGRLQALEADRNLLEHALSSLRNGNDGLQFIKEIAHQLQELRTIRIEKRCPSVS
- the LOC131313575 gene encoding myosin-binding protein 1-like isoform X1 gives rise to the protein MAVNPMATVNLERKPRGFMDNLSSMAFEWLLIFLLFLDAALSYLLTKLARYCELQTPCLLCSRLDHVFGNEKPGFYRSLLCSNHRMEISSLVSCHVHGKLTDARRMCEECLMSFAIRTKTTPESYRLLVGKLGVNLDHCGFQSSFLPKNIIPGSLSTWTCSCCSKTCRARTSTQRLLQLPVGFGTLKTSAKPPLPRLPGRGRLTRRDSVKKIKDKIPGSTLPRRLGNTGGNALSHVGYTELKINSDSESEYPFSDDDDRSSVIRENTSPMDSSGSLPKAHTEDLASVDQTHQSSDPGPSLLDQCIPLEVNDPRDVDCLGSDNYIGHGLGELNWEQANPKQYSSALPDFISLDDVSPSSNVINGGGISEDKSDGPLPHNATLSMLSELVVPNDVPSSSNVMTIPNGVSPDMSVDAHGTKDIGHKSVIKHGEVSAFASSTTAECIKNDHALDDNALSMSSNRSPSDKCKLSDTGKGREVYGMIDELYERSSSAKVHDQILSVSEIGRSPGNASPRWNGHHDELQRIDASCADGIRVVQKTPFLGKIDSGYESFDGISVGEVEGESSFDRLKRQVEYDRSCLSSLYKELEEERNASEVAAHQAMAMITRLQEEKASLHMEALQYLRMMEEQAEYDMEALEKANDLLAEKEKEVQDLEAELEFYRANYPDETKVESLPLETSNSKLDKDKNIKSLLLDFEGEKLYISQCLKELERKLYPIKSLSSRATQKDHQKEENGFLTPNDLSASRVPTAEGSDISIEENSDVIKENNHFDFNRSGGIDLIAVENEISELDGRLQALEADRNLLEHALSSLRNGNDGLQFIKEIAHQLQELRTIRIEKRCPSVS